TGCCCGCCCCCCCATACTTGGGGGTCACAAGAACGTACAAAACCATACATTACATTACGGAAAATGCGGGTCAAAATGCGGGTCGGACCACGCAAAACCGCATTTCCTCCCTCCAATCGCCACTTTCGCCATTTTCTAATCGCTTAAGCATTCCTTAGAGCCCTGTTTTGCCCCCCATTTAGTGGGTTTTAAGAAAATAACCATGCGCCAAATGGTCTTTTTAAACGCTTTAACAGGTTCAACGATTCATTTGCAAACATACTATCCCCCCTCAATACAGTCTGTTTTAAAATTCCCCCTATGCGCTCCGGCGCATAGATATAATCAAGCATTTTCCATAGAAGGGATCCAAAGGGATGGAATCCCTTTCCACATGCTATTAATAGTGCTCCAAACTATCTATTAATCCCCTCCATTTTCCATTCATTTCGAACCATTCCTGAAATAGTACCACTAATATTACTTACACCCAAATTGTATTAACGATAAGGAGCAGTGTATGCACCCCCTTTTCAAGGAGAATGATACATCCAGCCGGATTGTTTCTCTGGTCACTATTCTTGTAACGGCCTGTGCGCTTTTTATGGCCGGATGTTCCTCAGGTGACCAGGATGTCACCCGGTTCCCGCGTAACCAGACACTGTATGTCGGTGGTTTTCAGTGGGGCCCGCCCACAACGTTCAATCCCCTGGACGGGATTCCAGCATGGCCCATGACCGGCAATATGAACCTTGTCTACGAAACACTCTTTGGCTACAATCAGCTCACCGGGCAACTGGAAGGTATCATCGGTAAAGAATATCGTCTGGAAGACACCTCACTATACGTAACCTTGAATGAAAATGCAGCATGGCAGGACGGCACTCCGCTTACTGTCGATGATGTTATCTACACATTCCAAATTCATAAAAATTACAACACCCACCTTCATTCACACTGGAAATATCTCGATGGTATACGAAAAACCGGTGACAACGAAATCGAATTTATCCTCAGTAAAGAAAACTACAACCGGTTTATTGTCCTCGATATCATTTCGGTGACACCGATCATACCTAAAAAGGTTTTTGAGCCCCTGGAGACCAAAGGTACCGAGGACATGAGCAGCGATCAGATCCTTACAAAAATCAGGAAATTCAGAAACGACAGCCTTCCTCTGGGATCCGGGCCCTATACGCTCTATGCCTATTCGGACCGGAAAATTGTTCTTAAGCGGGTCGATAGTTACTGGGGCAATGTGCTTTACGAAGCCAGACAAGCGGCGCCGACCTATATAATTCATCTCTCATTCACCGACAACGACAAATTCAACCTTGCGCTCCAGCAGGGCGATCTCGACATTTCGCAGACATTCTGCCCGCAAATATGGAACAAATTCAACAAGGGCGTCAAAACATGGTATCCCGAACAGCCATACTATGTTCCGGCAATAATTCCCTGCCTTCTTATGGGCATGACCAAGGCTCCTTTTGATGATGTTGCTTTTCGCAGGGCCTGTGCTCATGCGATCGACTATGAAAAAATTAAAATTGTTG
This genomic stretch from Chitinivibrionales bacterium harbors:
- a CDS encoding ABC transporter substrate-binding protein, which encodes MHPLFKENDTSSRIVSLVTILVTACALFMAGCSSGDQDVTRFPRNQTLYVGGFQWGPPTTFNPLDGIPAWPMTGNMNLVYETLFGYNQLTGQLEGIIGKEYRLEDTSLYVTLNENAAWQDGTPLTVDDVIYTFQIHKNYNTHLHSHWKYLDGIRKTGDNEIEFILSKENYNRFIVLDIISVTPIIPKKVFEPLETKGTEDMSSDQILTKIRKFRNDSLPLGSGPYTLYAYSDRKIVLKRVDSYWGNVLYEARQAAPTYIIHLSFTDNDKFNLALQQGDLDISQTFCPQIWNKFNKGVKTWYPEQPYYVPAIIPCLLMGMTKAPFDDVAFRRACAHAIDYEKIKIVAMYGYSPDLQPGFILPFGAEKPYYSTEDAEKYGAAFNTQKAREILKEAGYSWGEDSLLIDPSGNKIRTLNATCPSGWTDWETTVKIAVTGLRDIGVDVRERFLEYPIWDKNLKNGLFDFTMRTPHPELSPSCPWIRFEKVMSSRHWAPVGQVMYENEGRYKNAAADSLLLALPELSDDAAIKEAYHELNRLFMQEMPAIPLMYRPWHFYQFSTKHWENFPTSDDPYAPPQCLMVGAGVKALWQLDPQK